In Candidatus Auribacterota bacterium, a genomic segment contains:
- a CDS encoding tetratricopeptide repeat protein, which produces MIPNRFQTYRFHILLALIFIIPVFYIEPLLFGVELPDAFSFPKHYVIQFSALLIFLLFCFELVIRRELRFAWGKGMLPLSLLIVWSFISLLYTPGFHIGVRECGRWCSIWMIFFSAMNDCTSGKGVAQLARSACISASIVSSIALLQFFGFDFSFRRGILHKVYSTLGNPNYIASYLAVVLPLGYFGWIYPAATRRAAASFLVFSIAGTAALFATGSRGGIAALLLGVFIVARLLRLPLKRFKPYALILVIAALFVFLYLPSPLNHYSMAAVGKISDIASTTRAGTAWRVMVWEIGAGMALEHPFRGSGIGSLNILYLPHLARFLNQREHKNFLPLAGEGIDYAHQEYLQVWIELGFIGLLLLLWFIVSIVASGFTMTREARDRSGMPAALCAGCSAFLIEGMVSFPLHLWASTVTFSIFAGILASRHSTVKTIRISRPASRVAVALSSSALFAVLLLSSIRTVISEAYCGRGMREFHAGRIASALGELTAAIRWQPQNGRARSFRGICLAKDKRYAEALQEMHAALTTYNHPALYLEIAELYLALGDKADAAHFISAAVSTRPLDSAAWLEKGSLLYNSGNLTGAADCYAHALRIKPDSPEAARNLAVAYQAMGKLEDSFRMYERAVELGVENADVYANMGSIRALRGENDRARSLWLKALAIDPHNRNARENLRRLDGER; this is translated from the coding sequence ATGATCCCGAACCGATTCCAGACTTATAGATTTCACATTCTGCTCGCGCTGATTTTTATTATTCCGGTCTTTTACATAGAACCGCTATTATTTGGAGTAGAGCTCCCCGATGCCTTCAGTTTTCCCAAGCATTACGTCATCCAATTCTCTGCTCTCTTAATCTTTCTGCTGTTCTGCTTCGAGCTCGTCATCCGCCGCGAGCTGCGCTTCGCATGGGGAAAGGGCATGCTCCCTCTCTCTCTCCTCATCGTCTGGTCGTTCATCTCACTCCTCTATACACCCGGCTTTCACATCGGGGTGAGAGAGTGCGGCAGATGGTGCAGTATCTGGATGATTTTCTTTTCCGCAATGAATGACTGCACCTCAGGGAAAGGGGTGGCGCAGCTTGCGAGAAGCGCCTGCATTTCGGCGTCCATCGTATCCTCCATAGCACTTCTTCAATTCTTCGGATTCGACTTTTCTTTTCGGAGGGGAATTCTGCATAAAGTCTATTCGACGCTCGGCAACCCGAACTACATTGCATCGTATCTCGCCGTCGTCCTCCCCCTGGGCTACTTCGGCTGGATCTATCCCGCCGCAACCCGTCGCGCCGCGGCCTCCTTTCTTGTGTTCTCCATAGCGGGAACCGCCGCCCTGTTCGCCACCGGCTCCCGCGGCGGCATTGCGGCGCTCCTCCTCGGCGTATTCATTGTCGCACGTCTGCTTCGACTTCCGTTGAAGAGATTCAAACCGTACGCGCTCATCCTCGTCATCGCCGCCCTGTTTGTGTTTCTCTACCTCCCCTCGCCGCTCAATCACTACAGCATGGCGGCGGTAGGCAAAATTTCGGACATAGCCTCCACCACCCGCGCCGGCACCGCATGGCGCGTGATGGTCTGGGAAATCGGAGCGGGGATGGCGCTGGAGCACCCCTTTCGCGGCTCGGGCATTGGATCGCTCAATATCCTCTACCTTCCCCATCTCGCCCGATTTTTAAATCAGCGCGAACACAAAAACTTCCTTCCCCTCGCCGGAGAGGGGATTGACTACGCGCACCAGGAGTATCTCCAGGTTTGGATAGAGCTCGGCTTCATCGGCCTTCTTCTGCTGCTATGGTTCATTGTATCGATCGTCGCCTCCGGTTTTACCATGACGAGGGAGGCAAGAGACAGGAGCGGAATGCCCGCAGCCCTGTGTGCGGGGTGCAGTGCATTCCTCATCGAAGGGATGGTCAGCTTCCCGCTGCACCTCTGGGCGTCAACCGTGACCTTCTCGATCTTCGCAGGCATTCTGGCGAGCAGGCACAGTACCGTAAAAACAATACGCATATCCAGGCCGGCATCCAGGGTAGCGGTGGCCCTCTCCTCCAGCGCACTCTTCGCGGTGCTTCTCCTCTCCTCGATCCGCACAGTCATTTCAGAGGCATACTGCGGACGGGGGATGCGGGAATTCCATGCGGGCAGAATCGCTTCCGCCCTGGGTGAACTGACGGCGGCGATACGCTGGCAGCCACAGAACGGGCGCGCTCGCTCTTTCCGCGGCATCTGCCTCGCAAAGGATAAAAGATATGCCGAAGCGCTTCAGGAGATGCACGCTGCGCTCACAACCTACAATCACCCGGCGCTCTACCTCGAGATAGCGGAGTTGTATCTTGCCCTTGGCGACAAAGCGGATGCGGCCCATTTTATAAGCGCTGCGGTAAGCACACGCCCGCTTGACTCCGCCGCCTGGCTGGAAAAAGGGAGCCTGCTCTACAACAGCGGCAATCTCACCGGAGCAGCCGACTGCTATGCGCATGCGCTGCGGATCAAGCCCGATTCCCCTGAGGCGGCGCGCAATCTCGCCGTAGCCTATCAGGCCATGGGCAAACTCGAAGACTCGTTCAGGATGTACGAGCGAGCCGTTGAACTCGGGGTCGAGAATGCAGACGTCTATGCAAACATGGGGTCGATCCGCGCTCTGAGGGGAGAAAATGACCGCGCCCGATCCCTCTGGCTGAAAGCTCTCGCGATCGACCCGCATAACCGCAACGCCCGCGAGAATCTCCGGAGACTCGACGGGGAACGCTGA